In Brachyhypopomus gauderio isolate BG-103 chromosome 2, BGAUD_0.2, whole genome shotgun sequence, the DNA window GTTTTGCTTTGAAACTGATCGCTCTACTGAGGTCTTTATTCACAGATTTTATCATCATCATTTAATTATGATCAGGTGCAATTTGTGAAGTTGGTTATGAACTTATTCAGCAATAAGGTATGGGTAGGTCTGACTACATTCAACATAAGGAACGTGTGGGTGTGAACCAATTAAGGACCCTGATGACCCTGGTAAAGTATTTTACCATGCCATAAAAATAGTTTTTACATAACCTGCACAACCTGCTGACACCAGTGACCAGCAACATAGGCCTTCCATGGAAACAGGCAGGCTGTCTGATTACCTAAGGAAAAGTTCATTTGACGTCCACGTTTCAGTGAACCTCACCTGATGTGGCCGTGTAGGTGACCTCTCACGAGCGCGCGTAGGACAATCTCCGTCTTTTGTCTCCAACTTCGAATAAGCGAGAAATTCTGCTGCTAGTTCAATGCGTTAACTCAGCAATGCTGTCCAGTGTCCACAGAAACCCAGTCTCTCCGTCCCCGGAGCAAAGTGGACAAACCAATGTAGCGCGTGCCATTGCTAAAACATTCCCAGGTGCGCGGACCTCTCCGGGTCTCCAACGTCGTCCACGGGCGTTTGGGCCAAAGTATTTACTCCAGCGCGCGGAGAAACGAAGCAAAGTGTGGCCGTGTCGGTGTCGTGAACATTAGTGTATGGGAAAATGAGTTCTTTGAGGCCCGATGTCATCTCATGAtgcaacaaaaaagaaaatattttcaaccAAATGCACTTTGTCGAAAACGGGAAGCCGCCGTCGCCTTTTCATTGTTGCTTTGAGTAGACAGTCCAACTGCAACGAGGAATGCAAAAAAACACAACTTAATTTCGCGTAGTTTTGGTTAGTTTAATATAACGAATCAGCGGTGAAAACAAGGATCTTTGGCGTGATGCTAGAACAAAAGGTGCAGCAGCAATCGCGTTGCTTTTATAAAATCCATTAGAAGCCGTGCAGGAGAAAGAACGAAAGCGATTTCCGTGATTTTGATGGCTTCTTTTCCTGCTAAGTTTGCAGATTTTTCCTCCGTCGGCATGCACCAGTTCGCTGAACGAGAGTATTGTCTTCTTTTTTTTCGTGAAGCAGTAAAGGATTTAAGTGTCTTCTTGTGTTCATAAATAGCGCACTTGCTCGAAATAACTTATAAATATGTGATAATACACCGTCCACGGCAAGAAGCTCAAGTTCTGTAATGCGATGCAAAAAAAAATGGTATAAAATGTTCATCTAAGAATGTCGAATAACCTCCAATAAGTTAACTGCGCTGAAATCCAATAACGTTACTTATGCATATGGCCAGTTTTCAGAGTTTGGATAAAAGAAACGATGTACTTACAAGCTGTCCAACAGCTATTTTAACTTCGAGAACCAAATGCCTTTTCCGTTGCCATTTGCTAGTTACTAGACTGAAATAAACTCAAATCTATATTCAATGCATTTAAAGTCTCGTCGAAATGACTAACGCATAAACCTAAAAAAGCTCGATGGTTTATGTACTTTAATCACACGCTTTTGGAGTTGATGGCAAATACCAAATCTTTGAACCAGTCTTTTAACGCAGCGAATTTCCtgactggaaaaaaaaactgttcGTCACCGGAACCCCAAAGTTTGCTTCCTTCTAAACGAGAGAAAAGTTTCTGATCCTGCTGAACGTGAGCGGATCGAGCTGTGATTCAACACACTGTGTAGTGTTAGACGTGCACGAACAGAAGGAGCGCCGTCAAACACGGTCGTTTCGCCTAAATGACAACTAATCTAGAGATGCGAGGAGATCGACTCCAGATACTCTCGGGCGCGCGCTGTTCTTCTCCGATGGTGTGACGCGCACAGCATCACCGGCGCGCGCGAGGTCAAGCTCACGGGGAACATTTTTAAACTCGTGCACAAGCTTTGATGACGTACTCCCCACGCACGAGCGGCGTTAGTGCCATCAATTTAAATGTTTTCtgtttattcacattattcaaAATGTACAGTGGCGGTCACAAAATATATTGGCAGGTTTCTTTTTCCAAGTCTGAGTCACAGTATACATTTTATGTAGTTGACTACAAAAAAGCTTCAGATATACATTCTTTGGCTAGAATACATTCTAAAAGAAGGTTTAGCTATAAATTCTAACAGGAAAGACCAATTTAATCTTCTGTTCACGTAGACGTAATCAGCACACTTCATCAACATATTAACACACGACAAACAAGAATAGGtctgagtgttgtgtgtagatTTATTGCTTGGTAGTCTACAAGACAAAATCTCAGAATCTCTATACAGCCCAGTGCTCGAACACGTTTTGCTGTCGCCTGTAATGTTTTGATGCACACGATGGGGGCGACCGTAAACGCGGATCGCTCGCGCACAAGCACGATCTTTTCACGCGAGAACCATCACGTGGTATACACATCACGTCAAAATGGAGCTGAGCTGGCTAGTTATGTAGTTTTACACGCGAATATCCCCTATTTTAGATATAATCCTGCTCCTCAAAACAAGTGCAAACGGGTTCAGTTACCACTTTGAATTCCTTTCTTTGCAACCAAAATACCAGCAGGAACAGCGTAATCCTGTTAAATCAGTTTTTTAAATAACATGCACGAGCCTTAAATTAACACCAGCaaattgtttatttttctcTCGAAAAGCACgtacaaaaattaaaaaaaaagtaagAAATGAAGCACAATACCGCATTAAGGAAAAGAGGAATTATTTTTATACTTTTTATGCTTTTAACAAAAGTTCAGTAGTGTGTTAAGGAggtgaaacaaaagaaagaTTCAGACAAAGAACTTGGTGATAAGCGCTGAAAAGAAGCCATCAAGTTCTGCTGCCTCCGACACACTACTGATTAAGACAATTTAACCTCCAAGTTCACCCAAGCATCTCTCACTCCACACGGTCACCTAAATAACGTTCTAAACTACCTTAAATAAAACGTAGGCTACTCTATCTCCTGAACATCCCCGCGCTtcacaaatacagaaaacacaaacaaacgtgtAATTTGTATGTTGATCATAAAAAAATGTGCAGTTTTGTTacttgtattggatgactgggCACACATCTGAGCATTGCTGTAAACACGGCGATTTGTGCCTGTGGACATATCCCTCTCCACAAAAAGGATGCATATACCGTATATGCATAAAATGATTCGTACGAGATCAACGTGAGGTAAAAATTAGAATATTTTGGAGAGGCTAAGAACAAAATGAACCAGAGATTTCAGGCAAAAAATAAAACGTAGGTGTACAAAAACTTAAAGATCTGAAATTAATGTGCGATATTATTTGCTAAGGCTTCTTGAGAAAATATGGTTccggtgttacaccgaattctgcgaccgtcgaattttgtgaccgcagagggcgctatttcgcagtttcagttagtttcagttcacaggcacgagcgctttacgaatgctgcgtaagctacgccgacgcgctttcttttctcgttttgctgctgtccacgagccaaaatatgagagatgcgtgtatttacattttatgtcgtctgttaacaagaatgtttcattacaacatttttacacgtgacgactggagtaaagtcagccaatagatacgcctgacaatagcaaacttttcataagtaagttatgtaagctgctgtcatttggacctcattccgaatggtaattatacacttctgaataaaatgtttaaatatagtctactaaaacgtttttaaaacgatcttttaatatttttgaaGATACATTAAAGTCACAGATCCAGTTGGCAGCTGTCAGAATGGGTGACCCCTATGCCACGGTCAGTCTGTCCACTCCATtcatgaatgtttttctttggctAACAGGTGTAGGGATGGTAAGTCACCTGAAAACATTTGGTTGGGTTTTAACTAGTTTGTATGGGGATGGACAGCAGTCACATATTTAgacagcagccatcagaatcggtgacccctattccaaagtgcacttgtccattccattcataattttttttttctgtctaataaggtgacgggatggtaggtcaccaggaaagacatggctgttttcaaaatgattataggtggaaattcagtggggtcacatattaagAACTGGTGACCCCATACCAAGGTACATCTGTCACATCTACCATGGAAACACATCACCCACTGTGACTCCACAATAGCAGAAAGCAGTGATAGCAAAAACGTTTTAGtagactatatttaaacattttattcagaagtgtataattaccattcggaatgaggtccaaatgacagcagcttacataacttacttatgaaaagtttgctattgtcaggcgtatgtattggctgactttactcctgtcgtcacgtgtaaaaatgttgtaatgaaacattcttgttaacagacgacataaaatgtaaatacacgcatctctcatattttggttcgtggacagcagcaaaacgagaaaagaaagcgcgtcggcgtagcttacgcagcattcgtaaagcgctcgtgcctgtgaactgaaactgcgaaatagcgccctctgcggtcacaaaattcgacggtcgcagaattcggtgtaacaccggcTCATAAGAGCTCAATAAATCTAAACCTCACAGCGCTTTCGACTTCACAGTATTCTTAAACACGTACAACACATAGGGCTTCTGTGGCATTCAAGTCGCAATACATTAGTTCGCCCTCTCGATGGCTTTGTAAGTACATCAAGGATTCACTAGTGAGCAAGAAGACTTCAGCGACAACAAACTCTCGAGTGGGCGAAAGCAGGTAACAAGAGAACAACGCGAAACAAAAACGCGAACTCAGCAGAAACTCGACTGGTAGCGTCACGTTTCCACCACTAGATGGAGCTCTATACTCAAACTCCGACACCGTTTCTCTTTTAAAAAAGAAGCTGTTAAACGGAGCTGAGGATTTCATAGCGCCACCTACACCAACTGATGGAGCTGACGGGACGGTCCATGGTCATACTAATAGCTACAGAAAGATACTATTTCACTTGCAAAACACCATGTAAAACTAGCGGTTTACTCTAAAAGTCCTCACTGGCCCCTCCTCCGTGAGAGACCGATGAGCAGCGAAGCGTGCGACATGCTCGTCTCCAGTGCAGCCTGGCGGGCTGGAGATCAGGACGAGGGTCAGTACCGCTCGACGGAGAGCCGGACCGACCGAATCCCGTCACCGACTCAGAACGGCTCACAGGAAACAGGTTGGCAGAGCGACTACAGGAAACAACACGGGAAGGAAGGAAACGGGGACGCTTTTAAAAACGtgcataaaaaacaaacaaacagaacaaactGAAAAAAGCAAGAGCTTAACTGGCGTGCAGTTCACACTAAATTTACTCACGAAACTTTTGGTGGGCAGGACGACACGTACTGATTCTTAAAAAAACGCATAAAACCATTTAGGTGATGGGTACCTAGAGAGACAGTTCTCCGTTCGGGTCCAGGTTAGGGGTGGAATCAAAATTATGCACAGCCAATTCGCTAATACTGTGTAGTAATTAAAGTGTTACAATGAGTGAATTCATATGACTCCATTGGTTTGGTTCATGGAGAGAAGATCCAATTTCTGTTCAAATAAATGCAGGCGTGGGCCACTGTTCACACTACTCATGTGTTAAGATGGGTAGTgtgagtccccccccccccccccaaatgacACTTGAGGGATATCCTTAAATATCATCTTTGATATTTAGTCTGTTCATGTTTGAGTCTGTATATTTTGAATCATGTTCAGTATCTGCCAATCCCACCCATCCTGACAAGAAATATAAATTTGGGAGAAGGGAAGAATTAGGCAGAAGACGACAGGCAGAATTAAGCCTTTGAGATACAGTACTGTGTACCCTGTAGTTTCACAGGCACAACACCCAGCCTACATAAAACAGATATTTGTACCCCTGTTCTAAACTAGCCTGTGATTCATGTTTAGAAAAGAAAAATTAATGGTCATGGTTGAAAAACACCAGGGGAATATGTTATTACACCCCAGACTCTCTACCTGAGTATATACAGTCGAAAACTTTGTATTCATGCAAGCAATTCATTTTTAAAGGACCTCTCATACGCAAGAAAATAACTACTGGTTCTGATAAGGGAAACATTAACCAAAAATGatatataataaaattaaaatgaagAAAGTTCAGTCTACTTGGGGGTTTATATTTTGGTCACAGCTACTCAATAACTGTGAAAAGAAAAGCCTTAAAAATAGacatataaaaataaacattgacTTAggctaaataataaaaaattaaaaacacacccTAGAGGAAGAGATGCCTGCCCTGTCATGTTTGTGGgccagtgtgtgttggtgtatcaCACAAAGAGCCAAGGCTCAGGTGACATATGCCAAGTGTGcgtacctttgtgtgtgtgtgtgtgtgtgtgtgtgtgtgtgtgtgtgtgtgtgtgtgtgtgtgtgtgtgtgtgtgtgtacacgcataGGACAGAACAGGCAGGTTCTACAGAAAGGGTGTGTGGCTGGTTGGTGTGGGCAGGGGAAGTGTCCTGGACGTCCCAGTGAGGTTACGGGGTCTTTGCTACGCTTTCGCCGTCCTTGCCGGCCCAGAGCTCTTTGTGTTGCTTACGGCCGAAGCCCTCGTCATAGTTCCCTTTGCTCTTGAACAGTTGCTGGAAGTGAGGCTTGCAGTAGAACTCCCCCTGCAGGGCGGCGTAGGTGCCCAGGCTGTCGAGACAAGGGCGCCCTCTACAGGTTAAACACATGCATGCTACCTTTTCTAAAACGCTACTTTTAGTGAAGGAAACTAAATGTTTGTGGTTGCAGATACGTGCAAGTCTGCGTGTACAAGAGCCTGCATGGACCTGTCAGTCTTTTATTTATCATCTGAAGAATGTATGAGTGTGAGCTTGTACAGATGTCtaacctgtgtatgtgtgtgtgtgtgtgtgtgtgtgtgtgtgtgtgtgtgtgtgtgtgtgtgtgtgtgtctaacctgAGTTTGGTGTTGCAGTGCTTGCAGCAGAAGCACGCCGCATGGAAGATCAGATTGTTGGCCACCAGTCTCTCCATGGGGTACACGGTCTTCTCACAGGCCGCACAGACCTCCTTCTGTGTTTGAAAACTGAAGGActgcacacgcatgcatacacacacacacacacacacacacacacacacacacacacacacacacacacacacacacacacacacacacacacacacacacaatcaaacaaAATGGTCAGAGGTGAGCATTTCCAAAGTGTGGGAAATTTATGCTTCTTGAACTTAAGTTAGGGAAGTGAGAATGATGAGAAACaaattttgtttaaaaaaaaaaaaaaaaaaaaaacccacaccaAATGTTGAAgaaaaagataaaaagaaaaaaaaaggaagaaaTGACACATCTACCTTAGATCGCTGAACAGGCTTTTCGTCTGAGACATTTATGTTGTCCTGGAAACAAACAAGAGAGAAATCAATCAGATGATCTATTGTGCAGGTATTCAAGATGATACATACTAAAGCACTCTACAGACGCCATCCCATAATCTTACACCTGCCATCACTCTGAGAACCCTGAGCTCTGCACACGAACAAATGCATCTTCTCGGCTCACCCTTCTTCACTTATACACAAGCCTTTGACCAAAGAACTAAAGACAGATCAAGTTGTCTCTTCAGCGAGTTCAAACATTCCCtcatcctctccctccctctctctccctccctccctcatcccctccctccctctctctctcttcctccctccctccctgtgctTCCATCTGCCTCTACTCATGACGCAAGACCAAATGTGACCTTTTCCCCTAGCAGTGCTGCACACCCAGTCACACATGCACCTATGACAccacacccaaaacacacacacacacacacacacacacacacacacacacacacacacacacacacacacacacacacacacacacacacacacacacacacacacacacaatttccatCAGGGGATAATGCTGTTTATACTGCATGCTCACAGACCCGGGAGTCTGCTTcattaaaggggggggggggggggattatgcCCTGAGAAGGGTTATGGGGTGGATTTAATGTCTGCAGTAGTTATCTAGTGCATAAACATCAGTGACAACCATCTCTTATGTTTAGTGACTCAGTAACAATTTTTCTCTCAAATCAGTCATTAGGGAGGAACTCTTCCCCCAACCCTCCAACCTCTGTGACACACATCTGTGACTCTTATCTATGAAATGAAACTGAAGTATCAAAAGAAATTGGTTGTTTGAAGAACATGATCCACCAGCAGAGGAAACTGACCGCATTCTGAAGGGAGCGAATTATGATCAAACACGGAGATAAAAACCAACCGCAGATAAAAACatgtaatgtaatttaatttCTAAAACACTGTAGGATGCATCAAAGCCATTATAACCAACCTGAAAGGGTTTAATAGTGCTTCGCAAAAAACACATCTCGGACCAAAGCCCCAGATGCAGCTTTTGCTCACTGAGCTGGTGGCTCATCTCTGCCCAGATATGTGAGAACCTCCCAAATTCAGTTCCCGTCGAGAACGAGAACAGAACGTGGAGGTGTGCAAGCAGGCCCAACAATTACCGTTCCAGTGTTTGTGCTCAGTCAGAGCGCCAAACGAATCCGTTACCAAGAAACGCCATTTTTACACCTCAACTCTCAGCCACTTTCTgaagctccacacacactcgcagGCCCGACATGGCTCCTCATGCTGGTTCTCAGGTGGAATGCTACTGGGTTTCAAACACCAAGGACTTGCTCATGACCCTCAGGCATCAGTTACTCAAATAAGCCTTAATGTGACACTCGTAGCTGCACCGGACACTCTCCCAGCACCGGACACGCCCCCAGCACT includes these proteins:
- the limd2 gene encoding LIM domain-containing protein 2 isoform X1 — protein: MFTWRVQQFEKHWKDNINVSDEKPVQRSKSFSFQTQKEVCAACEKTVYPMERLVANNLIFHAACFCCKHCNTKLSLGTYAALQGEFYCKPHFQQLFKSKGNYDEGFGRKQHKELWAGKDGESVAKTP
- the limd2 gene encoding LIM domain-containing protein 2 isoform X2, whose protein sequence is MDNINVSDEKPVQRSKSFSFQTQKEVCAACEKTVYPMERLVANNLIFHAACFCCKHCNTKLSLGTYAALQGEFYCKPHFQQLFKSKGNYDEGFGRKQHKELWAGKDGESVAKTP